A single region of the Streptomyces sp. NBC_00425 genome encodes:
- a CDS encoding enhanced serine sensitivity protein SseB C-terminal domain-containing protein, which produces MLRQVTPGRYDAYEALLRALATPSSGQVWMLLWHGQAGSPDAQYGNMEVEGHGYAPCVTSAQELSASGWNRSYEVVDGLDVARTLYPDHYGLWLNPHAPGGGVGIPWLDLRRIATGLERQPAGPLRLSEPGIEIPQFYALLAQNAHRAQAVRTLRRAWVQPALGAPYLAIGLDVYDSSPPAVDAVRAMMQQSIGAVPDGLPVSTVAMTDDYDPVVMWMRANARPFYDREAHAPAPAQGPGGGYGFPGPRPY; this is translated from the coding sequence CCGGGCGCTACGACGCCTACGAGGCGCTCCTGCGCGCGCTCGCGACCCCCTCCTCGGGCCAGGTCTGGATGCTGCTGTGGCACGGGCAGGCCGGCTCCCCGGACGCCCAGTACGGAAACATGGAGGTCGAAGGGCACGGCTACGCGCCCTGTGTGACGTCCGCCCAGGAGCTCAGCGCGAGCGGCTGGAACCGGTCCTACGAGGTGGTCGACGGGCTGGACGTGGCCCGGACGCTCTACCCCGACCACTACGGCCTCTGGCTGAACCCGCACGCCCCCGGCGGCGGCGTCGGCATCCCGTGGCTGGATCTGCGCCGGATCGCCACCGGCCTGGAGCGCCAGCCCGCCGGGCCGCTCCGGCTGTCCGAGCCCGGCATCGAGATCCCGCAGTTCTACGCGCTGCTCGCGCAGAACGCCCACCGCGCCCAGGCGGTCCGCACGTTGCGCCGGGCCTGGGTGCAGCCGGCGCTGGGCGCGCCCTACCTGGCCATCGGGCTCGACGTGTACGACTCCTCCCCGCCGGCCGTGGACGCCGTGCGGGCGATGATGCAGCAGTCCATCGGCGCGGTGCCGGACGGGCTGCCGGTCTCCACGGTCGCGATGACCGACGACTACGACCCCGTCGTGATGTGGATGCGCGCCAACGCCCGCCCCTTCTACGACCGCGAGGCGCATGCCCCCGCCCCGGCCCAGGGGCCGGGCGGCGGCTACGGTTTCCCGGGCCCGCGTCCGTACTGA